From the genome of Brassica oleracea var. oleracea cultivar TO1000 chromosome C4, BOL, whole genome shotgun sequence:
TGTATACATTTTTAATAAATTTTGACCCATTACGAATTTAGCGTATTTCATAACAGATTTAGTCGAATATAATTTTTTACTATATGTATGTTAGGTTAAGTTTCCAAATATTACAAACCTCATTAAAATTAACAGTAACAAAAAAACTCTACATATACATATACATATATATATATACTCTTAAAATTGTACCGCAGTTATTCCGCGAGTTATCGAGAAAAAAATATTTATAATAAACATTTCTGAAATGTTTTTATATACTATTTAAAATATATAAAAAAAATTAAAATAAGACTTTGACAAAATCAATTTAGTTTAAAACCACTAACAAACTGAAATTAGTTTCAATATTTTAGATTTTATTTTGCAGGATATATATAAATATTTCTGTACGCGCTTTTAAGTACTAGAAAATTTTAACCATTGTTTTAGTAATCCATGTATTCAATGCATTTATTCTAAACTCTAGTTTTTAATTTACTGAATAGTTTATTTATAGTGATGCATCAATACACGTGAGCTAACCTCCAAACCCCACACCCTTTATCTCTCTCGCTTAAAATCCTTCACACTCACCAAATGATTTCCTTGTTTTCCTAAAATTGCTCTTTGGATAATCCATAAATTTAAAAAATCGGAGTAAAGAATCACATCAATAAATGCATTTTAATCTGATTCCACAACTCAAATTTGGATTTTTCTCAAAAGGGAAAAGTTTGGGCCTACTGAAATTGTATATATATATATATATATCGTTTATTGAAGGGTAGGGAAAATTAATCTCCATCAATTTTCCTTTCCCTTTTCGGATTCAAGAGTTGAGAAACAAACCAAGTTGATACCAATGCTTCGTTTCGATGAATGATGAATGGACCCTTCGCTAATCCGTAAGATTTGTTTGTTTTGATGGAGTCTTAACGGATACTTCCACATGATCTAGTCTATGATTTTTTTTTTCTTTTTGTAGAAACAATCTAATGAAGATTATACAAGGTAGAAAGGTCATACAATTTTATAGGAAAGATTAAATGAAAACTGTACTAGTTATGTAATGTGATGTAAAATATGACATTCCAATTATATATATATTTATACATTTATATATATATGTCGTATTTTGAGTATTAAGTTAGAAGTTTACAATGAGACTTGTGGTTTGTTATATTTGTAGGGCATCACCATATAAACCCATTCATAAATATATGTCACCACATAAAATCTAATTACATAGAAGAAATAATTATTGGACGGTTCTTAATTTTCATGAAAAAAGCTCATGTATATATACTTTGCTTCACAAATATGATTACTTTACGAGAGTAAATATGAATTTAGAGTGAATATTATTACCTTTTATACAAATAAAATAATAATTACAAATTATTCTTTTTTCGCAAACCAACAATCCCACCGAAAAACTAAGTGGGAATTGTAAAAGAGATCATCTATACCCATTTTAACCTTTTTAACGTATTTCTTGTGTTCTTTTTTGGTCTAAATTTTTTGTGTTCTTCCTACTGAACAAATTGCCATCCCAAAAAAGATCAATAGTAATAAAAAACTTCATTCAACAAGCTGCAGAGGAATTAGTACAAGGGTTGAAGAAGTGAGGCTTTGACGAGATGGAGAAAGCTCCCTTCGACGTACCTCCATCCACAACCACCGTGGTAGCCACGCTGCTGCCGCCTCCGACACCTTCTCCTCCGCTATCGCAGCCGCTTCTGCCACCGATTCTTTCACATGAAGGACACATCGTGAGAGTAGATGCAGGCATGTGCATGTAAAAGGGCTGATGAGTCAATTTTAGGGTTTTGAGTTCTTGAATCTCTTTCTGAAGTCTTATGTTCTCATCTGTTAATGTTTCACAACATTTCTTCAAAAACTCACAATCTACTTCTGTTTGCTTTAGCTTTGTTCTGTTCAAATTTAATTAAATAAAGAAAAGTATTCAATAAAAAGAAAATAATGTTCCCTACAATCTTTTTTGGATAACTATAATAGAATATAACTTACCTGGCTCTTCTATTTTGGAACCATACTTCAACTTGTCTAGGCCTAAGATTCAGCTGTCTTGCCAGATCTTGTTTTTGCTTCTGTACAAAAAAAAAATGAATACGATTATTTAAGGATTATAAAAAGTATTTATAAACGTATTAAAGGATTAGAGTTAATAATTACGGGATTAAGGGTGCTATGGTGCTTGAAGCTTTCCTCAAGAAGAGCAGATTGCTCTTTGGTAAGCCTAAGTTTTTTTCTAGCACTAACACCTTCTTCATCTTCATGGTAGTCACTTATAAGTCTCTCCGTCTTCTCCTCCTCCCCCTCCTCCTGCGACTCTTCGCCGCCGTCTCTCTCTCTCTTCACTACTCTTCCGGTTGAGAAAGAAGAGACTCCGCTGTGAGATGAAGTCTGACGGCAGAGCAGGTCAGCTCCGGCGACCACCATCATTGATGGATCGCCGGAGAGGCTTAGAGTCAACGACGGGTCGGACTTGTAGCCGGAGGAACGTTTGATGGTATTATTGTAATTGTTTGAAGTTGGTGAGAGACCTAATCCAAGAACAAGACCTGTGTTGCATGAATCATCGAAACCCATCTGGAACAAATCTTATGGAATATATGATTTTACGGATGTTCGAGATTTCGAGAGGTGAGACTTAAGGAGAACTTTTTTGATGAAGTTTAGAAGATAATGGGAGGAGATGATGCCAAGAGGCTTCTTAAGAAGGAGAAGAGAAGTATTTTTTTAGTTTATTTTATTTTTATAATTTGATGAGTGGGTGTTCTAATAATTATTAATCAAAGGGATGAATGTATTTTCTTGGTAATTCTTTTTCTGAAAAGAATAATGTGAGAAATTATTTATGGCACAATTCTCTCTCTTTTATATTTTTATTTTTTTCTTACTTGCAAAGGTTGACCAAATGAGCATCCCACTTGGCACTTGCTACTATTCGTCCCACTAAGAGAAAACTTCCCTTTGCTTAAAAAAAAAAGAGAAAAGTTCCCAAAAAGTTGAATGATTTTATATTTGGTACCATTATCATATCATGTATAAATTTAATATTATACGTTGAAAGTTTCCTTCATTAGTGCTCTCGTGTGTCGTCTCGTATCATTAGCTCAGTCGGCATAGTATTATAGATTTATCATAAAGCGTTACTAAAGGCAACATAGATGTTTTCTAATCCAGTGGTTTGACTAAGAGTTCACTAATGTTTTTACATCCGGAGATCTGGGTTTAAACCCAAAAAAACGTATATTATGCATATTATAGAAAAAATTAGATACAAAAGGTATTCAGCATGGTACATGGCATATCATAGAACATTTCGGAGTGATGCAGTGTATTCTCATATGATAGTAAAATTGTCGGCTGTATAATCGTCTATATATAATATGTGTATTTCTTAGCGTTTTAATACATAATTAATCAGACGTTAAAAAAAAAGGCAACATAAATTATCTATCATTTTTCTTAATTTTCTCAGAGTTTTATCATGAATAATCTAGAGTATTAATTAAGAATATTTAATAAACAAAACGTTACGGGGGGAAATGTCATGGGGAAAATATATAAATCTATATAAGAATATATATCTATTAATAGTAACTAGAAAGTGATGAACAGGTGCCTTTAAATAACGGACCACAAGTCTGTTTACCTACCAATTTTCAGCCTCTACACAAACGCATTGGCCCTTCATGTTAAATTATTTAATTAGATATCATACATTTTAATTAATTATTTCTAAAAATACACATATGGATAGCGATCCCCACCATCTTGTTTAGGTTTGGCTCTCTTGATCTCTTTCACCAATTAATTTAGTACTTTATGGAAAAAGTTAGGCATGTCATTTATTCCAAAAAGTTTTAAACAAGGTCACCACCATACAAATTATTTTGTTAGCTATTCAATCTTAATACTATGAATAACTATCTTAAATTTTCAAATTATCTCTTAAATTTTATTCCTATTTCATATCACAATCATCTATATTTACAATAAAAATTAATATCAGTGTAAGAATAAAACCGAAACCCATGCCTATTGCCTTGTGCACTTGGTTAAGTAACACACACAACAAACTGGCCATGATGACACTCGACACAAGTTTACTCCAAAAATCGTGTGGTTCTCGGCAAAACATAAAGCATGTTAGTTTGGATGATCCCGTAAAAACGTTGTAACTTGTTACAAATTATCTGGTTATTTAAACAAAAAAATGATACAAATTATCTCGTGATTTCGCAGTTTGTGACATAATCTCCAGAATCAAAGTGTATTTAGTCTGACACTTACGTTCCATAAAATGGCTCAATGTTACCTAAATTCGAACCTGAGTTCTTAAGATATGTCATATGTGGTCCAAATAGTTGAAAAGAAATGTGTCTTAACGTCTAAAATGACTTTTCATTTGGTTACCTGACATATTATAAGAAATTTCAAGAGAGAACAACAACAAAAAGAAATATATATATTTCTGGAGTAATTGACGAAGAAAGTTAACGTGTAACCCTCAGCTGGGTTTGGACCGTTTGGTCTTAGCTTTGTTATTTGTTTTGGCACTTCCAATAATGCCTCTGTCGGCTATACTCGTCCAACCAAAGTTAGGTTACCCATCCTATACATGCTATTATTATCATTATCCTTTATCCCTATTTTCTATCGATGATCTAAATCACTTTTCATATTGCTTCTTTAAATTATCTTTTATCCCTTAATCCTGATGATTGTAGCCCACACACGAGGATTAAAGGTTTCGGCTATGAACAAAAATATAATTCATATTATATGTTTTTCATATTATATGTTCATTTACTATTTCATTTTTATTCATATTATATGTTATTGCTCCAGTCTGTGAATATATGAATCTCAACCAATTTTTTTAGCTATTAAAAGAAAAATATAATCCATAACTTTATTATTATCACAATGAAAAATTTAGATTAAATACTTTTAAAAAATTTATTGCTGTAAAAACAGATTAAATAAGCACGTAATTTTTCGGTTTCATATGATTGTATGACATTCGACTTTTTCTAAACGGTACAAGTTATCATAGTTTGTCATGACATTTGAGAATTTAAGTGTT
Proteins encoded in this window:
- the LOC106339430 gene encoding homeobox-leucine zipper protein HAT9; the protein is MGFDDSCNTGLVLGLGLSPTSNNYNNTIKRSSGYKSDPSLTLSLSGDPSMMVVAGADLLCRQTSSHSGVSSFSTGRVVKRERDGGEESQEEGEEEKTERLISDYHEDEEGVSARKKLRLTKEQSALLEESFKHHSTLNPKQKQDLARQLNLRPRQVEVWFQNRRARTKLKQTEVDCEFLKKCCETLTDENIRLQKEIQELKTLKLTHQPFYMHMPASTLTMCPSCERIGGRSGCDSGGEGVGGGSSVATTVVVDGGTSKGAFSISSKPHFFNPCTNSSAAC